A stretch of the Massilia sp. W12 genome encodes the following:
- a CDS encoding response regulator, protein MELFATDEQVQALQAQLAHSHVRPFLLLTLAWHLRQRDTKLALALAEQAQQSMANNSDSALLARICLIRAEACYLFAELERAQIFADQALQSFRELHDPIGQADACLIIASIEQARGEVTAMEQTLAGAALLAQLGGDSLRADYCEATQALANMLRDAKGAMVRAGRRFPLEKTDYPPALAPLVCNLHASHAELSGNSEAAAPLMMRAFELARQTGQIRRAIVCANNIAVSFAHLNDYQTALEWMQTGLDLARPTGWPGSLGNSLLQTAETMRILGRTDSAQELLEEARQVLQPLQHSRSYAITLWYMAELARDRGQYEQARNYFAQVLERAEQLGENDFQTGARRGMADTLLNLGKPEEALSWIKGALHLAQYNGQTYRQIEALQVLARIHAAYQLPAEITSTEPSLSLHYLMQALQLAQAEGNSPSAELLDEVADAWAAVNDYNQAFTYTRRAAQARAKSHSEQATNRALALRIKHQTERSQAESAYHRQLAISEARRAEVLQQTSDTLQKLGRIGQEITAHLNLNEVCSALWRNVNGLLDAESFIIFLLDEDKQVLSSVLSMENGRELPPITVSLEDSASQSARCVRERRLILQEGGVAQNNAIPGTLDTQSCLYAPLLIEDRVLGVMTVQSLQRHAYGEREQMVFRTLCSYGAIALENANTYRRLEHTLHELSLAESQVRAQANQLVEANRHLQHNEEILRHAKLKAEEATRMKSDFLANMSHEIRTPMNAIIGMAHLALRTELNQRQHDYVSKIHRAGLSLLGIINDILDFSKIEAGKLEVEQASFSFDDVLANVANVTSQKAADKGIEYLFAVGHDVPRHLQGDPLRLGQVLINLVNNAIKFTEQGEIELSCLVEQWLEDGRALVHFAVRDTGIGMTPEQTAKLFQPFSQADGSTTRRYGGTGLGLSISQHLVQLLGGKINVETEAGKGSTFHFTLPFVVESGHLSSQEIEDAPELLESLRAMRVLVVDDSRPARTILQQMLAALHLQADSAANGAEALEKIALQEHAQLPYDLVLTDWKMPEMDGIELARHLLHSSLHHKPALVLVTAFEREDIREAANQAGVRAFLTKPLNMAALLRCLFALLAPTCPTPVSRKTPAKQYQGISVLLAEDNEINQQIAVELLDVVGIDVDLANTGREAVEKLVHNGPHSYDLVLMDLEMPVMDGHAATLAIRQDARFAELPIIAMTAHALQDVRERCIAEGMQDYLTKPVNPEQLYQMLATWLPGVPARAAHDELSAPVASREIEEIQGLRSSALLDVDGGLQRSAGNPVLYLKLLRNLAQQESDCAQFMREAIVNQDWLTAGIRAHKAHGAAANLGAVKIAQAARALEALCSAGAELRDVDARALRQSLQQLQQGVQDLSRLLEQLPGAPAQPDPGVKLHLQHLLEEASGDAPDYFNQHKHKLGLAVSTLDMIAAAMARYDFDHARQLLN, encoded by the coding sequence ATGGAGCTGTTTGCCACAGATGAACAGGTGCAGGCACTGCAAGCCCAGCTGGCGCACTCGCATGTGCGCCCGTTCTTGCTGTTAACTCTGGCTTGGCATTTGCGTCAACGCGACACCAAGCTGGCGCTGGCCTTGGCTGAGCAGGCCCAGCAAAGCATGGCGAATAACAGTGATTCGGCCCTGCTGGCGCGGATCTGCTTAATCCGCGCTGAAGCCTGCTATCTGTTCGCCGAACTCGAACGCGCGCAAATCTTCGCCGACCAGGCTTTGCAAAGTTTTCGCGAGCTGCACGACCCCATCGGCCAGGCCGACGCCTGTTTGATCATCGCCAGTATTGAGCAGGCGCGCGGCGAAGTGACGGCGATGGAGCAGACGCTGGCCGGGGCCGCCTTATTGGCCCAGCTTGGCGGCGACAGCTTGCGCGCCGACTATTGCGAAGCCACGCAAGCGCTGGCGAATATGTTGCGCGACGCCAAAGGCGCAATGGTGCGCGCCGGACGCCGTTTTCCGCTGGAGAAAACCGATTACCCGCCGGCCCTGGCGCCATTGGTGTGCAATCTGCACGCCTCGCATGCCGAGTTAAGCGGCAACTCCGAAGCCGCCGCCCCCTTAATGATGCGGGCCTTTGAACTGGCGCGCCAAACCGGACAAATCCGCCGGGCAATTGTCTGCGCCAACAATATCGCCGTCAGCTTCGCCCATCTGAATGACTATCAAACCGCACTCGAATGGATGCAAACCGGACTGGATCTGGCGCGCCCCACCGGCTGGCCCGGCAGTCTCGGCAACAGCCTGCTGCAAACCGCCGAAACCATGCGGATTCTGGGACGCACCGATAGCGCCCAGGAATTACTGGAGGAAGCGCGTCAGGTATTGCAGCCGCTGCAACACTCACGCTCCTATGCCATCACCCTGTGGTATATGGCGGAATTGGCGCGCGACCGTGGTCAATATGAGCAGGCGCGCAATTATTTCGCCCAGGTTTTGGAGCGCGCCGAGCAACTCGGCGAAAACGACTTTCAAACCGGGGCCAGGCGCGGCATGGCCGACACCCTGCTGAATCTGGGCAAACCGGAGGAAGCGCTGAGCTGGATCAAAGGCGCTTTGCATCTGGCGCAATACAATGGCCAGACTTACCGCCAGATTGAAGCTTTGCAAGTGCTGGCGCGGATACACGCCGCCTATCAACTGCCCGCCGAGATCACAAGCACCGAACCGAGTTTGAGCTTGCATTATTTGATGCAGGCGCTGCAATTGGCGCAAGCCGAAGGCAACAGCCCGAGCGCAGAATTATTGGACGAAGTGGCGGACGCCTGGGCCGCTGTGAATGATTACAATCAAGCCTTCACCTACACCCGGCGCGCTGCTCAGGCGCGCGCCAAAAGCCATAGTGAGCAAGCCACCAATCGCGCCCTGGCGCTGCGCATCAAACATCAAACCGAACGCAGCCAGGCCGAGAGCGCTTATCACCGGCAATTGGCGATTTCGGAAGCGCGCCGCGCCGAAGTCTTGCAGCAAACCAGCGATACCCTGCAAAAATTGGGCCGCATCGGCCAGGAAATCACCGCACACCTGAATTTGAATGAAGTCTGCAGCGCGCTGTGGCGCAATGTGAATGGCTTGCTGGATGCGGAATCCTTCATCATCTTCTTACTGGATGAAGACAAGCAAGTCCTGAGCAGCGTATTGAGTATGGAAAACGGGCGCGAGTTGCCGCCCATCACGGTGTCGCTGGAAGATAGCGCATCCCAGTCTGCACGCTGCGTGCGCGAACGCCGCCTGATTTTGCAAGAAGGCGGCGTGGCCCAAAACAACGCCATCCCCGGCACGCTGGATACCCAGAGCTGCCTGTATGCGCCGCTTTTGATTGAAGACCGCGTGCTGGGGGTGATGACGGTGCAATCCCTGCAACGCCATGCTTATGGGGAGCGTGAGCAAATGGTGTTCCGCACCCTGTGTTCCTATGGTGCGATTGCGCTGGAAAACGCGAATACTTACCGCCGTCTGGAACACACATTGCATGAGCTGTCGCTGGCGGAAAGCCAGGTGCGCGCGCAAGCCAATCAATTGGTCGAAGCCAACCGCCATTTGCAGCACAACGAGGAAATTTTGCGCCACGCCAAACTCAAGGCGGAAGAAGCGACCCGTATGAAGTCTGATTTCCTGGCGAATATGAGCCATGAAATCCGCACGCCGATGAACGCCATCATCGGCATGGCGCATCTGGCCTTGCGCACAGAGTTGAATCAGCGCCAGCATGATTATGTCAGCAAGATACATCGCGCCGGCCTGTCCCTGCTGGGAATCATCAATGACATTCTGGACTTTTCCAAAATCGAAGCCGGCAAGCTGGAGGTCGAACAAGCTTCATTTTCGTTTGATGATGTGCTGGCGAATGTGGCGAATGTCACCAGCCAGAAAGCAGCCGACAAAGGCATTGAATATCTGTTTGCGGTGGGCCATGATGTGCCGCGCCATCTGCAGGGCGATCCCTTGCGTTTGGGTCAGGTATTGATCAATTTGGTGAATAATGCGATCAAGTTCACTGAGCAGGGGGAAATCGAACTGTCCTGTCTGGTTGAACAGTGGCTGGAAGACGGGCGCGCGCTGGTGCATTTTGCGGTGCGCGACACCGGCATCGGCATGACGCCGGAACAAACCGCGAAACTGTTTCAGCCATTTTCCCAGGCCGACGGCTCTACCACCCGGCGCTATGGCGGCACCGGCCTGGGCCTGTCAATTTCACAGCATCTGGTGCAGCTGCTGGGCGGCAAAATCAACGTTGAAACCGAGGCCGGCAAAGGCTCCACTTTTCATTTCACCCTGCCCTTTGTGGTTGAATCCGGACATTTATCCAGCCAGGAAATCGAAGATGCGCCGGAATTGCTGGAATCGCTGCGCGCCATGCGCGTGCTGGTGGTGGATGACAGCCGGCCAGCGCGCACCATTTTGCAGCAAATGCTGGCCGCCCTGCATCTGCAAGCGGATAGCGCCGCCAACGGCGCCGAAGCACTGGAAAAAATTGCCCTGCAGGAACATGCGCAACTCCCTTATGATCTGGTGTTGACCGATTGGAAGATGCCGGAAATGGATGGAATTGAGTTGGCGCGCCACCTGTTGCACAGCTCACTGCACCACAAGCCCGCCCTGGTGCTGGTGACGGCGTTTGAGCGGGAAGATATCCGTGAAGCGGCCAATCAAGCCGGGGTCCGCGCTTTTCTCACCAAACCCTTGAATATGGCGGCCTTGCTGCGCTGCCTGTTCGCCCTGCTGGCGCCGACCTGCCCGACGCCGGTCAGCCGCAAAACACCTGCCAAACAGTATCAGGGCATCAGCGTGCTGCTGGCGGAAGACAATGAAATCAATCAACAAATCGCAGTCGAATTGCTGGATGTGGTGGGAATTGATGTGGACTTGGCCAACACCGGCCGGGAAGCGGTGGAAAAATTGGTGCATAACGGCCCGCATTCCTATGATCTGGTGTTGATGGATCTGGAAATGCCGGTGATGGATGGTCATGCCGCCACCCTGGCGATACGCCAGGACGCGCGCTTTGCCGAGCTGCCCATCATCGCCATGACTGCGCATGCATTGCAGGATGTGCGCGAACGCTGCATCGCGGAAGGAATGCAAGACTATCTGACCAAGCCGGTCAATCCGGAGCAGCTGTATCAAATGCTGGCAACCTGGCTGCCGGGGGTGCCGGCGCGTGCGGCGCATGATGAATTGAGCGCCCCCGTCGCATCCAGAGAAATCGAGGAAATCCAAGGCTTGCGCAGCAGCGCTTTGCTGGATGTGGATGGCGGCTTGCAGCGCAGCGCCGGCAATCCTGTGCTGTATCTGAAACTGTTGCGCAATCTGGCGCAACAGGAAAGCGATTGCGCACAGTTCATGCGCGAGGCGATTGTGAATCAAGATTGGCTGACAGCCGGCATCCGCGCGCACAAAGCGCATGGCGCGGCGGCGAATCTGGGCGCCGTCAAGATTGCACAAGCCGCCCGCGCACTGGAAGCTTTATGCAGCGCAGGCGCTGAATTGCGCGATGTGGATGCGCGCGCCTTGCGTCAATCACTGCAGCAATTACAACAGGGAGTACAGGATTTAAGCCGCTTGCTGGAACAATTGCCAGGGGCGCCGGCGCAGCCGGATCCTGGCGTCAAACTGCATTTACAACACTTGCTGGAAGAAGCCAGCGGCGATGCGCCGGACTATTTCAATCAGCACAAGCACAAACTGGGCTTAGCCGTCAGCACCCTGGATATGATTGCGGCAGCGATGGCGCGCTATGATTTTGATCATGCGCGCCAATTATTGAATTAA
- a CDS encoding DUF4214 domain-containing protein, whose amino-acid sequence MTQAATLVTAPDGKSQITDAVLSSDGKKIAMIVQEGVAEVIYQQDIASGVYTKVVSDSDLDSVLTGLKISQTGGVISYLTEKVINKGTQTESTQYQLFASDVATKKVTAVSHGATLPANKGIQQDYSMSPDGRYLAFASESDNLVKNDYRTMSDIFMRDLQSGKLERVSYSPAGAEANNHSYSPSFSSDGQTLYFHTYASNLTSNTSSSLTGGLVYRSVVSGSLTQLVSPAAAEHRFVPNGALQAVGDKQFWSGGPQGLILRINGDSDLKELTMVDQNDKLPGTHYVRAILSDANNLVYAIDDYNQLYPPAMLASNTVGMNLFQYDYQTKSLQILTHDSQKPSIASGVDMRATSADGKSMLLSTTDGSLFDMNLTNWWTTLKGERLQTGYWLTQSSNVTGGAGSDALPGSSGADALSGGAGNDQYLVNNASDAISEISDNGTDTAYSMLSSYTLPDNVENLTLNWGPNLSNSALGQIINGQQIPQTGTGNSGNNFIQGSTLNNELQGMAGNDTLTGGAGNDTIDGGAGKDVAYFMGNRADYEITLEGPSIWTVKANGTRGNPDGTDVVKNVELLTFADTSFSFGDDIYTAQAYRMYRAILARDGDATGLGYWARKLELGVTLNQVAEGFIRSAEFYRLYGFDLSNENLVRKLYHNVLQREGEAEGIQFWTNVLNENKGTKADVLVAFSESTENKAALVGIMDLGFEIIPYTGN is encoded by the coding sequence ATGACGCAAGCCGCCACCCTAGTCACTGCCCCCGATGGCAAGAGTCAAATCACTGATGCCGTTCTGTCTTCAGACGGTAAAAAGATCGCCATGATTGTGCAAGAAGGCGTGGCTGAGGTGATTTATCAGCAAGACATCGCCAGCGGCGTGTACACCAAGGTCGTATCCGATAGTGATCTGGATAGCGTATTGACCGGTTTGAAAATATCCCAGACTGGCGGCGTCATCTCTTATCTGACGGAAAAGGTGATTAATAAAGGCACGCAAACCGAAAGCACCCAGTATCAATTATTCGCCAGCGATGTCGCCACCAAGAAAGTCACGGCGGTCAGCCATGGCGCCACCCTGCCTGCCAATAAGGGGATTCAGCAGGACTACAGTATGTCGCCTGATGGGCGTTATCTCGCTTTTGCAAGTGAATCGGATAATCTGGTCAAAAATGATTATCGGACCATGTCCGACATTTTCATGCGCGATTTGCAAAGCGGTAAGCTGGAGCGTGTTTCATACAGTCCTGCAGGAGCCGAGGCGAACAACCATAGTTACAGCCCATCCTTCAGCAGCGATGGGCAAACGCTGTACTTCCACACTTACGCAAGCAATCTGACTTCCAATACCAGTTCGTCCCTCACGGGCGGACTGGTATATCGCAGCGTCGTCTCCGGCTCCCTGACTCAGCTGGTCAGCCCGGCGGCGGCCGAGCACCGTTTCGTGCCAAATGGCGCACTGCAGGCGGTTGGCGATAAGCAATTCTGGTCCGGCGGCCCGCAAGGTTTGATCCTGCGCATCAATGGCGACAGCGACCTCAAAGAGTTGACCATGGTCGACCAAAATGACAAGTTGCCAGGCACCCATTATGTACGCGCCATCCTGAGCGACGCCAACAATCTGGTGTACGCGATAGATGACTACAACCAGCTGTATCCCCCTGCCATGCTGGCAAGCAATACGGTTGGGATGAATCTGTTTCAATATGATTATCAAACCAAAAGCTTGCAGATTTTGACGCATGACAGCCAGAAGCCAAGCATTGCCAGCGGCGTTGATATGCGCGCCACATCGGCAGATGGCAAGAGCATGCTGTTGAGCACCACGGATGGTTCATTGTTTGATATGAATTTGACCAATTGGTGGACCACATTGAAAGGCGAAAGGCTGCAGACCGGCTATTGGCTTACCCAAAGTTCAAATGTCACCGGTGGCGCAGGAAGCGATGCGCTGCCAGGCTCCAGCGGAGCGGATGCCTTGAGTGGCGGCGCCGGCAATGATCAATATTTAGTGAACAATGCGAGCGATGCCATCAGCGAAATAAGCGACAATGGTACGGATACTGCTTATTCCATGCTCAGTTCCTACACCCTGCCGGATAATGTGGAAAATCTGACGCTTAACTGGGGTCCGAATTTAAGCAATAGCGCACTGGGTCAAATTATCAACGGGCAGCAGATTCCGCAGACAGGAACCGGCAATAGCGGGAATAATTTTATCCAGGGCAGCACCCTCAATAATGAACTGCAGGGAATGGCCGGCAACGACACGCTGACAGGCGGCGCCGGCAATGACACGATCGATGGCGGCGCTGGCAAAGATGTCGCGTATTTTATGGGTAATCGGGCCGACTATGAAATTACCCTGGAAGGGCCAAGCATTTGGACGGTCAAAGCCAATGGCACGCGCGGCAATCCGGATGGCACAGATGTCGTCAAAAATGTCGAGCTGCTCACCTTTGCGGACACCTCCTTCTCTTTTGGCGATGATATATACACGGCACAGGCTTACCGCATGTACCGCGCGATTCTGGCGCGCGATGGCGACGCCACCGGCCTTGGCTACTGGGCCAGGAAGTTGGAACTGGGCGTGACCTTGAACCAAGTGGCGGAGGGCTTTATCCGCTCAGCAGAGTTTTACCGCCTGTATGGATTCGACCTGAGCAATGAAAACCTGGTGCGCAAGCTATACCACAACGTCCTGCAACGTGAAGGTGAGGCAGAAGGCATCCAATTCTGGACCAATGTCTTGAATGAAAACAAAGGCACAAAAGCGGATGTGCTGGTGGCGTTTTCTGAGAGTACGGAAAACAAAGCGGCGCTGGTTGGGATTATGGATCTCGGTTTTGAAATCATTCCCTACACCGGAAATTAA
- a CDS encoding UvrD-helicase domain-containing protein, whose protein sequence is MQDLLDNLNPEQLAAVTLPAQHAMILAGAGSGKTRVLTTRIAWLIQTGQASPGSVLAVTFTNKAAKEMLARLGSMLPLNLRGMWIGTFHGLCNRFLRTHHMDAGLPQSFQIMDSSDQLAAIKRMLKAQQISEERYPAKDLQHYINHAKEAGLRAQNLSGHDPRTRKLNELFAAYDAQCQREGVLDFAELLLRCYEVLLRNQPLREHYQARFRHILVDEFQDTNDLQYKWLKLLSGEGRAGAVFAVGDDDQSIYAFRGANVGNMLDFTREYQVNNLIKLEQNYRSHGNILDCANQLIANNSARLGKDLRTDAGHGEPVRIYEAQNDLQEAQWVVEEAKNLIAHGAARREIAILYRSNAQSRVLEHALFSAGLPYHVYGGLRFFQRAEVKHAVAYLSLMDNPHNDSAFLRVVNTPARGIGPKALEQLQDAAQQQNLSLYAAVPYVAGKAGANLAKFVSLIESMRFASGPMPLPEMVEQVLQQSALLTMYENDEEHADKLENLRQIIGAARLFLSEEGYAREHPACAGPALSSDLVEIDNGPQLDDADKPLRMLLSPLTAFLQHAALEAGENQALQGQDALQLMTVHAAKGLEFDNVFITGMEAGLFPHENSASERDGLEEERRLMYVAITRARDRLYLSLAQSRMLNGQQRYQTRSGFLDELPEAALKWLTPRQNGGWFAPPKSSWDLAQDLAADDLLAQRMRQADDARSGWRAGQNVRHSRFGDGVIVKLEGEAGNLRAKINFGAEGMRVLDLSIAKLEVL, encoded by the coding sequence ATGCAAGATCTGCTCGATAATCTGAACCCGGAACAACTCGCCGCCGTGACTTTACCGGCGCAACACGCCATGATTTTAGCCGGCGCCGGCTCCGGCAAAACCCGGGTCTTGACCACCCGCATCGCCTGGTTGATTCAAACCGGCCAGGCCTCGCCCGGCAGCGTGCTGGCGGTGACCTTCACCAATAAAGCCGCCAAGGAAATGCTGGCGCGCCTGGGTTCCATGTTGCCCTTGAATTTGCGCGGCATGTGGATCGGCACTTTCCATGGTCTGTGCAACCGCTTTTTGCGCACCCATCACATGGACGCCGGTCTGCCGCAGAGTTTTCAGATCATGGACAGCAGCGATCAGCTCGCGGCCATCAAGCGCATGTTGAAAGCCCAGCAAATCAGCGAAGAGCGCTACCCGGCCAAGGATTTGCAGCACTATATCAACCACGCCAAAGAGGCCGGCTTGCGCGCGCAGAATCTGAGCGGACACGACCCGCGCACGCGCAAGCTGAATGAACTGTTCGCCGCCTACGATGCGCAATGCCAGCGCGAAGGCGTGCTCGACTTTGCCGAATTATTGTTGCGCTGCTATGAAGTGTTGCTGCGCAACCAGCCCCTGCGCGAACATTATCAGGCGCGTTTCCGCCACATCCTGGTGGATGAGTTTCAAGACACCAATGACTTGCAATACAAATGGCTCAAGCTTTTAAGCGGCGAAGGGCGCGCCGGCGCAGTCTTTGCAGTGGGCGATGATGACCAGAGCATTTACGCCTTTCGCGGTGCGAATGTCGGCAATATGCTCGACTTCACCCGCGAATACCAGGTCAATAATCTGATCAAGCTGGAACAAAACTACCGTTCGCACGGCAATATCCTCGATTGCGCGAATCAATTGATTGCGAATAACAGCGCGCGACTGGGTAAAGACTTGCGCACCGATGCCGGGCATGGCGAGCCGGTGCGGATTTATGAAGCGCAAAATGATTTGCAGGAAGCGCAATGGGTGGTGGAAGAAGCCAAAAACCTGATTGCGCACGGCGCGGCGCGGCGGGAAATTGCGATTTTGTATCGCTCGAATGCGCAAAGCCGGGTGTTGGAACACGCCCTGTTTTCCGCCGGTCTGCCGTATCACGTGTATGGCGGCCTGCGCTTTTTCCAACGCGCCGAAGTCAAACATGCAGTCGCCTATCTGAGTTTGATGGACAATCCGCACAATGACTCCGCCTTCTTGCGCGTGGTCAACACCCCCGCGCGCGGCATCGGCCCGAAAGCGCTGGAACAGCTGCAGGATGCAGCGCAACAGCAAAACCTTTCTTTATACGCAGCCGTGCCGTATGTGGCGGGCAAGGCTGGCGCGAATCTGGCCAAATTCGTGTCCCTGATTGAATCCATGCGCTTTGCCAGCGGTCCCATGCCCTTGCCGGAAATGGTGGAGCAGGTGTTGCAGCAAAGCGCATTGCTGACTATGTATGAAAACGATGAAGAGCATGCCGACAAACTGGAAAACTTGCGCCAGATCATCGGCGCGGCGCGTCTGTTTTTAAGTGAAGAAGGCTATGCGCGCGAACATCCGGCCTGCGCCGGCCCGGCGCTCTCCTCTGATCTGGTGGAAATCGACAACGGCCCGCAACTCGACGACGCCGATAAACCCTTGCGCATGCTGCTCTCGCCGCTCACTGCATTCCTGCAGCACGCCGCGCTGGAAGCCGGCGAAAACCAGGCCCTGCAAGGACAGGATGCCTTGCAATTGATGACCGTGCATGCGGCCAAGGGCCTGGAGTTTGACAATGTGTTTATCACCGGTATGGAAGCCGGCCTGTTCCCGCATGAAAACAGCGCATCGGAACGAGACGGACTGGAAGAAGAGCGGCGCCTGATGTATGTCGCCATCACGCGCGCGCGCGACCGCCTCTATCTGTCCCTGGCGCAAAGCCGCATGTTGAATGGCCAGCAGCGCTACCAGACCCGCTCCGGTTTTTTGGACGAATTGCCGGAAGCCGCATTGAAATGGCTGACCCCGCGCCAAAACGGCGGCTGGTTCGCGCCGCCCAAATCCAGCTGGGATCTGGCGCAAGACCTGGCGGCGGATGATTTACTGGCGCAACGCATGCGCCAGGCCGACGACGCGCGCAGCGGCTGGCGCGCCGGACAAAATGTGCGCCACAGCCGTTTCGGCGATG